In the genome of Acidovorax sp. 69, the window CTCCCTCTCGCGGCGCGGAGCCGACGAAATGGCATCACGCCCGTCGCCGGTCTCACCCGCTTCGCGCCAGGCACGACGGCCGTCGTTGATGCGGCCACGGGGCTGGTCTTCTTCGTATTCGATGGCTTCGAGGTCGATCTTTTTCTTGATCAGCTTCTCGATGTCGGCCACCAGACGGGCATCGCTGCCCGACACCAGCGTGACCGCCAGACCTGACGCGCCCGCGCGGCCCGTGCGGCCGATGCGGTGCACATAGTCTTCGGCGTTGAACGGCACGTCGAAGTTGAACACTGCGGGCACGTCCTTGATGTCCAGGCCGCGCGCGGCCACATCGGTACACACCAGCAGATCGACTTCACCGCTCTTGAAGGCTTCGAGGGCCTTGAGGCGCTCGTCCTGGCTCTTGTCGCCATGCAAGGCTGCGGTCTTGAGGCCTTCACGCTCCAGGCTGCGCGCCAGACGGGCACAACCGAGTTTGCTGTTCACGAAGATGAACGCCTGCTTCAAACCCCGGGTCTTGAGCACCTGGTGGATGGCGCGGCGCTTGTCGTCGTCATTGGCGCTGTAAAAACGCTGCTCTACCGTTGAAGCCGTCTCGTTCGGGCGGGCCACTTCGATGGTGATGGGGTTTTGCAGGTAGCTGCCGGCCAGGCGCTTGATCTCGGGCGAGAACGTCGCGCTGAACAAGAGCGTGGTGCGCTGCTTGGGCAGGTAACTCAAGATACGCTGCAGATCGGGCAGAAAGCCGATGTCCAGCATGCGGTCGGCCTCGTCGAGCACCACGTACTCAACCTGGTTGAGCACTGCGTTCTTGGCCTCGATGTGGTCGAGCAGACGGCCGGGGGTGGCCACCAGCACTTCCACGCCTTTTTTCAGCTCGATCGTCTGAGGCTTCATGTCCATGCCGCCAAACACCACGGTGCTGCGCAGCTTGGTGTACTTCGCGTACAGCGCGATCTGCTGGGCGACCTGGTCGGCCAGTTCTCGCGTGGGCAGCAGCACCAGCGCGCGCACGGGATGGCGCGCCGGGGATGTGGAACTGCTCTCGTGCTTGAGCAGGCGTTGCAGCAGGGGCAGCGAGAACGCCGCCGTCTTGCCGGTGCCCGTCTGGGCTGCGCCCATCACGTCTTGCCCCGTGAGCACCACCGGAATGGCCTGCTCCTGGATGGGTGTCATGGACTCGTAGCCCATTTCGGCTACGGCGCGCGCCAGCGGCTCGGCCAGCGATAGATTGGAAAAGGAACTTGTCATTTAGCCCTCTATTGTCGCACCGGTGGCCCAAAATGCCATTTTTTGCGACGGGAGGGTGGTAGCAATGCCCAAGCACATGATCGCCACAGCGAGACATCACTATGCTTTTAATAGCTATGCATGCTTATAAATAAAGCGCCTCAGGCTATTTTTATCGCAATTACTCCAGCACGGCCCGCAACTGGCGCGTGGTGACGGCCAGGCGCCTCGCCCCGATCTGGGCGAGGTTATTCATCACCGTGAGCGCTGCTTCGGGGTATTGCCGGGCCCAGGCGTCAAAGTGCGTTCGCGACAAGCGCACCAGGTGCGCAGGCCCCCGCTCAGACCCCGCGCAGGCGCTGCGCGCCGCCCCGTTGAGGAACGCCATCTCACCAAAAGCCATGCCCGGCCCCACCGTCGCCAGGCGCAGCCCCTTGTCGGGCGGCCACATTGTCACCAAGGTGATGTGGCCCGACTTCACCACCAGCAGGTCATGGTCGGTGTCCCCCGCATGAAACACCACCCCATGGGGTGGCACGGCCTGCGGTTCCAGCAAGACCTGCAACGCCTCTGCGGCGGCTCTGGGAACCCCCTCGCCAATCTCGCCCAGCAGGTCCCGCTCCGGGCGTGCGGGGCGCTGCTCGATGGGACGCTGCGACAAGATGCCGGCCTCGGCCCATTCCAGCGCGCGGTCCAGGTCGGCAAAGGCGCGCACATGCTCACCCGCGTGTTCGGCGGCCATGGGGTCCAGCGCGGCCACGGCAGCGGCAATGCCTTGCTGGCCCAGGTCGCGTACCAGCGCCCGCAGTTGCGCCAGCGCGGTACTGTCCCACGCGGGCACACGGCCTGCATCCAGAATCACCCAGCGATGGCGCGGCTGCAGCAGCAAACGCACCTGCTCGGCCAGATGGGCGGCCACGCCGAACGACATCACGCCCTGCAATTCGAACACCGCCACCTGGTTCATGCGCGGGGACAGCCAGGTGTCCGACCCCGCCCGGCGCAACCGGCGTGAGCGCAGCTCACCATCCAGCCGCACATGGCGCAGCACCGTGGCCGCAGAGTCGTGCAGCAGCACGAAGGTGGCCACCACCAGGCCCGCCACCAGCGCCCCCACGCCGCCCATCACCGCAAACACCAACGCCACCAGCCAGCTCTGGGCCCAGGTCACCCTCGATCGGCGCGCGTAGCGCAATGACCACATGAGGCCCGGCACCTGCATCAGCCCCGCCAACACCAGCCCGCCCGCCAGGCAGGCCATGGGGACCCAGTGCAGCCACCACGCCCCCGTGATGGCCACGCCCAGCATGATGGCAGCGTGCCAACGCGGGGCGTCACGCGAGGCGCCCACCTGGGCCAGCACGATGCGTGAGCGCGATGCGCTGGTCGATGCCGGGATCATGCCGGCCAGGCCACACAGCACGCCCAGCAGGCTTTCACGGCGCAGCGCCAGATTGGCATTGCCGCGCAGGCCGTGGTCCAGCTCCAGCTCCTGGTTGAAAACGAGAATCTCCAGGCTGTTGACCAACGCCATCAAAAGCGCCAGCACCACCAGGGCCGACCCTTGCTGATGGGCCAGTGCCATCCAGGGGATACCCGTCCAGTCGGGCAGCAGCGGCCAGGCAAACACACTGGGCTGCACTGCGGGCGCGAACACGCTGCCCAACCCGCCACCCCACAGCCCTGCCACCGCCACAGCGCCCGCCACCAGGGCCACGGCAGTCAACAGCCCCGGCATGCTTGGCCAGCGCCGCCGCAGCCACCAGGCCAGCCCTACCACCGCCACGGCGGCCAGCGCATGCCAGCCCGTGCGGGCATCCCACAACGCTGCTGCCCCCGCACCAAAACCATTGCGAACCTGGCCAAACACCATGGACAACCCCACACCCGCCGCAAACCCATGTGTGACCGAGATGGGAAGAAACCGCGCCACCGATGCAAGCCGCAACACCCCCAGCAACCACTGGAACACAAAGGCCAAAGCCACCGTGGCGCCGCTCACGGCCAGCACCTGTCGCGCCCCCAGGCCCAGCGCTGGTGCCGCCCCATGGGCCGTGGCAAGCACGGCCGCAAACAGCAGTGCCACCACGGTGGTGGGCGCATACACCACCCCCGCGCGGGGCGCCACCAGAGTGAGCAACAGGCCTGGCAGCGCGGCCGACCACAAGGCCAGCGCCGCCAGTGAATAGCCGCCCGCCAGGGGCGCAAAGGCCAGCAGCCCCAGCCCCACGGCGTGGGGCACCGTGACGGCAGCTGCCGACCAGGCTGCCGCAGCACCCGAGGGCTGCGGGGCGGGCGGCCCAGCCACGGCGCCCGATGCAGGGTCCGCCGCGCGGGATGCAGAGACTTTCAGGGGCGCCACAGACAGCATGGACAGTGGCCTTTAAAACCCGTGGGGAGTGCAGGCCGAAGCGGCCTAAACGCTGCGCGCGGCGAAGGTGTCGCAGGCCTTCACGTCACCGTTCTTCAGCCCATTGTTGAACCAGCGCTGGCGCTGGGCGCTGGTGCCGTGGGTAAAGCTCTCTGGCACCACGGCGCCGCCATTGGCGCGCTGCAGGGCGTCGTCGCCAATCTTGGCGGCGGCGTTCATGGCCTCCTCGACATCACCCTGCTCCAGAATTTGGCGCGCATTCTGTGCATGGTGTGCCCAGACACCGGCAAAACAGTCGGCCTGCAGCTCCAGCCGCACCGACAGCGCGTTGTATTCGACCTTGCTCACCCGGCCCCGCATCTGATCGACCTTGGCACTGATGCCCAGCTGGTTCTGTACGTGGTGACCCACCTCATGAGCGATCACATAGGCTTGGGCAAAATCACCGGGAGCCCCCAGACGGCTCTTGAGGGTTTCATAGAACCCCAGGTCGATGTAAACCTTCTGGTCTGCCGGGCAGTAAAACGGACCCATCGCAGCCTGGCCAGTGCCACAGGCGGTGGGTGTTGCACCCCGAAACATCACCAGGCGCGGGTCCTGGTAGCGGCCGCCGCCCTCGCGGAACACCTGGCCCCACACATCCTCGGTATCGGCCAGCACGGTGGAGACAAAGCGGGCCATGGGGTCATCGGCCGGAGGGCGGTGTGCGGGCCCTGGGTGCTGCTGCACCTGCGCAGGCGCCCCTCCGCCGCTGAGCAGCCCCAAAATTGTCAACGGATTGATACCCAACACCCAGCCGCCGAGCAAGGCGATCACGATGGTGCCGATGCCAATGCTGCGCCCACCAAAAATAGGCGATCCCCCTCCGCCCCCACCTTCGTCACGGCGGTCTTCCACGTTGTCGGATTCGCGATTGCCTTCCCATTTCATCCTGTGTCTCCAGCGCCCTCCTGCGGATGGAGAGCCAAGGCTGCATATTACGCGCCCATGCAGACTCCAGAGCGGCAAACTACGATGAGAACCCCGTCTGGCATGGCACAGGCCGGGACGCCTCGCCCGCCCTTGTGACCACAGCCCCCTCTCCCCTTGCCATGATCAACGACACCCGCCTTCTCACGCCCCATGCCGACCGGGTCATTCTGCTCACGGGGTTCGACCCGTTCGGTGACGCCCCTCTGAACCCCAGCTGGCTGATTGCGCAAGCGCTGCATGGCCAGCGCGTGGCTGGCCACGTGGTGGTGGCCGCGCAGTTGCCCACAGTGTTCGGGCAGGCGCTGCAGCGGCTCGCGGCGCTGGTGCACGCGCAGCAGCCCGCGATGACCCTGTGCCTGGGCCTGGCAGGCGGACGCGGCGCACTGTCGATAGAACGCATCGGCATCAACATCAACGACGCACGCATCCCGGACAACACCGGCGCTCAGCCCATCGACACGCCGGTGGCACCCGACGGACCTGCTGCCTATTTCGCCAGTCTGCCCATCAAAGCCATGCTGCGCGCCGTGTTGCGCGCGGGAGTTCCCTGCGAGGTCTCGCAGACGGCAGGCACCTTTGTCTGCAACCATGTGCTGTATGGGCTGATGCATCTGCTGGCACAGGGCGCGGGCCCGGTGGGTGCACGCGGCGGTTTTGTGCATGTGCCGTGGCTCACCGGGCAAGGCGAGCCCCACCTGCCGCTGCGCGACATGGTGCGCGGTGTCCATGCTGCGCTGTGGGCGGCAGTGCTGGCACCGCAGGACATCACCCTGCAAGCAGGCGCCACCCACTGAACGGCCAGACCAGGATTGCCTATCCTGTGCCGAGGGCCTAGGCCCCCAAAGCGCCAGACGCTGTGTAAAGTCTGGCCATGTCCTCTTTATCCTCTTTGAACACCGCCGGTGCGCTCGACGCAGCGGCCACGGCGGCGCGGCTGCCCTGGTCCGGGCTGGCCGATGAAATTGCCCTTCTGCTGCAGGACAGCGCCGTGTCCGTGCCAGCACGCAGCGTGCTGCCGCTAGCGCAGGGCGGCAGCCTTTTTGTCATGCCCGCCACGGACCGTACCGTGGCCATGACCAAACTCATCACATTCACCC includes:
- a CDS encoding DEAD/DEAH box helicase; translation: MTSSFSNLSLAEPLARAVAEMGYESMTPIQEQAIPVVLTGQDVMGAAQTGTGKTAAFSLPLLQRLLKHESSSTSPARHPVRALVLLPTRELADQVAQQIALYAKYTKLRSTVVFGGMDMKPQTIELKKGVEVLVATPGRLLDHIEAKNAVLNQVEYVVLDEADRMLDIGFLPDLQRILSYLPKQRTTLLFSATFSPEIKRLAGSYLQNPITIEVARPNETASTVEQRFYSANDDDKRRAIHQVLKTRGLKQAFIFVNSKLGCARLARSLEREGLKTAALHGDKSQDERLKALEAFKSGEVDLLVCTDVAARGLDIKDVPAVFNFDVPFNAEDYVHRIGRTGRAGASGLAVTLVSGSDARLVADIEKLIKKKIDLEAIEYEEDQPRGRINDGRRAWREAGETGDGRDAISSAPRRERERERERDHRGGRESRETREQHRGFRPAVASRDPFFEKPYEASAMADAAPAWEAAKSAQRSSISANIKPKRKVAALFKAAQPETSVQ
- a CDS encoding SulP family inorganic anion transporter; the encoded protein is MLSVAPLKVSASRAADPASGAVAGPPAPQPSGAAAAWSAAAVTVPHAVGLGLLAFAPLAGGYSLAALALWSAALPGLLLTLVAPRAGVVYAPTTVVALLFAAVLATAHGAAPALGLGARQVLAVSGATVALAFVFQWLLGVLRLASVARFLPISVTHGFAAGVGLSMVFGQVRNGFGAGAAALWDARTGWHALAAVAVVGLAWWLRRRWPSMPGLLTAVALVAGAVAVAGLWGGGLGSVFAPAVQPSVFAWPLLPDWTGIPWMALAHQQGSALVVLALLMALVNSLEILVFNQELELDHGLRGNANLALRRESLLGVLCGLAGMIPASTSASRSRIVLAQVGASRDAPRWHAAIMLGVAITGAWWLHWVPMACLAGGLVLAGLMQVPGLMWSLRYARRSRVTWAQSWLVALVFAVMGGVGALVAGLVVATFVLLHDSAATVLRHVRLDGELRSRRLRRAGSDTWLSPRMNQVAVFELQGVMSFGVAAHLAEQVRLLLQPRHRWVILDAGRVPAWDSTALAQLRALVRDLGQQGIAAAVAALDPMAAEHAGEHVRAFADLDRALEWAEAGILSQRPIEQRPARPERDLLGEIGEGVPRAAAEALQVLLEPQAVPPHGVVFHAGDTDHDLLVVKSGHITLVTMWPPDKGLRLATVGPGMAFGEMAFLNGAARSACAGSERGPAHLVRLSRTHFDAWARQYPEAALTVMNNLAQIGARRLAVTTRQLRAVLE
- a CDS encoding neutral zinc metallopeptidase codes for the protein MKWEGNRESDNVEDRRDEGGGGGGSPIFGGRSIGIGTIVIALLGGWVLGINPLTILGLLSGGGAPAQVQQHPGPAHRPPADDPMARFVSTVLADTEDVWGQVFREGGGRYQDPRLVMFRGATPTACGTGQAAMGPFYCPADQKVYIDLGFYETLKSRLGAPGDFAQAYVIAHEVGHHVQNQLGISAKVDQMRGRVSKVEYNALSVRLELQADCFAGVWAHHAQNARQILEQGDVEEAMNAAAKIGDDALQRANGGAVVPESFTHGTSAQRQRWFNNGLKNGDVKACDTFAARSV
- the pcp gene encoding pyroglutamyl-peptidase I, giving the protein MINDTRLLTPHADRVILLTGFDPFGDAPLNPSWLIAQALHGQRVAGHVVVAAQLPTVFGQALQRLAALVHAQQPAMTLCLGLAGGRGALSIERIGININDARIPDNTGAQPIDTPVAPDGPAAYFASLPIKAMLRAVLRAGVPCEVSQTAGTFVCNHVLYGLMHLLAQGAGPVGARGGFVHVPWLTGQGEPHLPLRDMVRGVHAALWAAVLAPQDITLQAGATH